Proteins encoded by one window of Chanos chanos chromosome 7, fChaCha1.1, whole genome shotgun sequence:
- the LOC115816435 gene encoding C-type mannose receptor 2-like, with protein sequence MLFLTGLFILCARVPRQYHFVNELKNWTEAQTYCREHYTDLATINNKEDIDELIKSVDINNDDIQLQQGHVWIGLQRGDSEKWLWSLEETKFFRNGEMEFENWVERSPDTKGQNEDCVEMTHHGDWNAQDCEKTSAFMCYDERKVSSDRYILINQAKTWTEAQSYCREHHTDLVSVRNQTENNMTKNEMMGHNPVWIGLFRRSWVWSDQSGSVFKNWAETQPDNNPNEDCGIIWVTGEESYERRMGDWYCNTTDKFVCHENQLILISESLTWSEALNYCREHHVDLVSVHSEKIQKWVMKRVEKASTAHVWLGLRYSCTLGFWFWVSGESSCYQNWAPGNGTVVEECVNEGRTGAVETRGVKQWISLPENTRLNFICSNYEED encoded by the exons ATGCTGTTCCTTACAGGACTTTTCAttctgtgtgcacgtgttccTCGTCAATATCACTTCGTTAATGAGTTAAAGAactggactgaagcacagacatactgcagagagCACTACACTGACCTGGCCACTATTAACAACAAAGAGGACATAGACGAACTGATTAAAAGTGTTGACATAAACAATGATGACATACAGTTACAACAGGGTCATGTTTGGATAGGACTGCAGAGGGGAGACTCTGAAAAGTGGCTGTGGTCCTTGGAAGAGACAAAATTCTTtagaaatggagagatggagttTGAGAACTGGGTTGAAAGGAGTCCCGATACGAAGGGTCAAAATGAAGATTGTGTGGAGATGACACATCATGGAGACTGGAATGCCCAGGACTGTGAAAAGACTTCTGCTTTCATGTGTTATGACG agagaaaggtcagCAGTGACAGATACATATTGATTAATCAGGCCAAAACCTGGACAGAAGCTCAGAGCTACTGCAGAGAACATCACACAGACCTGGTCAGTGTGAGGAACCAGACTGAGAATAACATGACAAAGAATGAGATGATGGGTCACAACCCTGTCTGGATTGGCCTGTTCAGACGTTCCTGGGTGTGGTCAGATCAGAGTGGGTCAGTGTTCAAGAACTGGGCTGAAACTCAACCAGATAACAATCCAAATGAGGACTGTGGTATCATATGGGTGACTGGCGAGGAATCGTACGAGAGACGAATGGGGGACTGGTACTGTAACACCACTGATAAGTTTGTCTGCCATGAAA ATCAACTGATCCTGATCAGTGAGTCTCTGACCTGGAGTGAAGCTCTGAATTACTGCAGAGAGCATCATGTGGACCTGgtctcagttcactcagagaagaTTCAGAAGTGGGTGATGAAGAGGGTTGAAAAGGCCTCCACTGCTCATGTGTGGCTGGGCTTACGTTACAGCTGCACTCTGGGCTTCTGGTTTTGGGTGAGTGGAGAATCTTCCTGTTACCAGAACTGGGCTCCAGGGAATGGAACTGTGGTGGAGGAGTGTGTAAATGAAGGAAGAACTGGAGCAGTTGAGACCAGAGGAGTCAAACAATGGATCAGCCTTCCTGAGAATACCAGACTGAACTTTATCTGCAGCAACTAtgaag AAGACTGA
- the LOC115816434 gene encoding C-type mannose receptor 2-like has product MVGPREGDPTWFILAEPSRAPWQVRPPGARLRAPLPGLAPGGGPSLPIWNEYHFVNKLKTWTEAQTYCRDHYTDLATIENQEDTDELIKTVKGDVERVWIGLEKSERKVSSERYIVITETKTWTEAQSYCREHHTDLVSVRNQTENHMIWSLIKDSSSAWIGLFMDSWKWSDQSKSSFRNWAPGQPNNKRGNEKCADMQVTGNKPGQWHDLPCDNKMPFVCYEDKLILINETLTWSEALNYCRERHVDLVSVHSEKIQKWVMEMVEKASTDHVWLGLHYSCTTGSWFWVSGQSLCYQNWAPGNGTGVEECSNGGITGAVESGGNKEWISFSDTERFNFICSNYEAKVVPKV; this is encoded by the exons atggtgggcccacgagagggtgACCCCACATGGTTCATTCTGGCTGAGCCCAGCCGGGCCCCGTGGCAGGTCCGGCCACCAGGAGCTCGCCtgcgagctcccctcccaggtctggctccaggagggggccccAGTCTCCCTATTTGGAacgag TATCACTTTGTGAATAAGTTAAAAAcctggactgaagcacagacatactgcagagaCCACTACACTGACCTGGCCACTATTGAAAACCAAGAGGACACAGATGAGctgattaaaactgttaaaggagATGTTGAGCGTGTTTGGATTGGACTGGAGAAGAGTG AGAGAAAGGTCAGCAGTGAGAGATACATAGTGATTACTGAGACCAAAACCTGGACAGAAGCTCAGAGCTACTGCAGAGAACATCATACAGACCTGGTCAGTGTGAGGAACCAGACTGAGAATCACATGATATGGAGTTTGATAAAGGACAGTAGCTCTGCCTGGATCGGCCTGTTCATGGACTCATGGAAATGGTCAGATCAGAGTAAATCCTCATTCAGAAACTGGGCACCTGGACAACCTAATAATAAAAGGGGTAATGAGAAGTGTGCTGACATGCAGGTAACTGGTAATAAACCGGGACAATGGCATGATTTGCCATGTGACAATAAAATGCCATTTGTTTGCTATGAAG ACAAGCTGATCCTGATCAATGAGACTCTGACCTGGAGTGAAGCTCTGAATTACTGCAGAGAGCGTCATGTGGACCTGgtctcagttcactcagagaagaTTCAGAAGTGGGTGATGGAGATGGTTGAAAAGGCCTCCACTGATCATGTGTGGCTGGGCTTACATTACAGCTGCACTACGGGCTCCTGGTTTTGGGTGAGTGGACAATCTCTCTGCTACCAGAACTGGGCTCCAGGGAATGGAACTGGGGTGGAAGAATGTAGTAATGGGGGAATTACAGGAGCAGTTGAGTCTGGAGGAAACAAAGAATGGATCAGcttctctgacactgagagattcAACTTCATCTGCAGCAACTAtgaag CTAAGGTGGTTCCCAAAGTGTAG